A single region of the Vicia villosa cultivar HV-30 ecotype Madison, WI linkage group LG4, Vvil1.0, whole genome shotgun sequence genome encodes:
- the LOC131597005 gene encoding uncharacterized protein LOC131597005, protein MDTRLGQVIGSIADVSQATFIPRQHIQDHIMLAYELIRGYSAKNGTPRCMIQMDIKKAYDSVEWTAMEDIMVELSMPNKFINGTMVMIKTVSDRILEKIGRRKNFQYHAKCEKIGIINLSFADDHLVFVKGDITFMKMLMTGLQTFSDSTGLEVNPAKCKVYFGYVEEEAKQDIIRATTFEEGELPFKYLGIPLTSKKITVQHCLGLIEKIVGRIRHSSFRLLSFAGRTQLIQSVLFSTSNYWIQSLPMPKKVIKIIEVICHSYLWAGTEVITRKSPVSWQKLCTPKKKGGLNIIDLREWNKFFLAKNLWNLSGKADSLWI, encoded by the exons ATGGATACTAGGCTGGGACAAGTTATTGGCAGTATAGCAGATGTTAGTCAAGCTACCTTTATTCCTAGACAGCACATACAAGACCACATCATGCTTGCATATGAGTTGATCAGAGGGTATAGTGCAAAAAATGGGACCCCTAGGTGTATGATCCAAATGGATATCAAGAAGGCTTATGATAGTGTGGAGTGGACTGCAATGGAAGACATTATGGTTGAGTTGAGCATGCCTAACAAGTTTATCAATGGGACAATGGTCATGATCAAAACTGTCTCAGACAG AATACTGGAGAAGATTGGTAGACGGAAGAATTTTCAATACCATGCAAAATGTGAGAAAATTGGGATAATTAACTTGAGTTTTGCTGATGACCACCTGGTGTTTGTTAAGGGTGACATTACTTTTATGAAAATGTTGATGACAGGGTTACAAACCTTCTCTGATTCAACAGGTTTGGAGGTGAACCCCGCAAAATGCAAAGTGTACTTTGGATATGTGGAGGAAGAAGCTAAGCAAGATATCATAAGAGCTACTACTTTTGAGGAGGGGGAATTGCCTTTTAAATATTTAGGGATTCCCCTCACTAGCAAGAAGATCACTGTGCAACATTGTCTTGGATTAATTGAGAAGATTGTTGGTAGAATTAGGCATTCGAGTTTTAGATTGCTTAGCTTTGCAGGAAGAACTCAATTGATCCAAAGTGTTCTTTTTTCCACTAGTAACTATTGGATTCAGAGCTTGCCCATGCCCAAAAAAGTCATTAAGATAATTGAAGTTATTTGTCATTCCTATCTTTGGGCTGGAACAGAGGTTATTACCAGAAAATCCCCTGTGTCTTGGCAAAAATTATGCACTCCCAAGAAGAAAGGTGGGCTCAATATCATTGATCTCCGTGAatggaataaattttttttagctAAAAACCTGTGGAATCTGAGTGGTAAGGCTGATAGCCTTTGGATTTGA